Proteins from one Sphingomonas sp. R1 genomic window:
- a CDS encoding ParB/RepB/Spo0J family partition protein, with the protein MTKPAIQSVKLAKLQLSAINVRTPRNDLIEQLAADVDARGIIQNLIVAPLKKPRGSFAVIAGSRRYRALMLLSERGQIDPAQYDVPVLVIEADDAALSETSLAENFHHLAMSPADECRAFQHFIGENGDLDAVAKRFGVTRKFVEGRLRLADLAEPIFNALAEGKITLDMAKAYATTPSHDRQLTVWNSYKNFNYNSDAIRRVILNETMKSTEPVAILVGADRYVAAGGVIESDLFSDTGDSWVNREIAEGIAAKIMEEEAARLGAELGLGWVRPIASSSTWEVARALHRVTLPSEPITEAQRARIDEIDARLGAIETEMEDEELSEEAFSVLETEAEALQEERNDLHNRPKILPDELKPRVGRILSLKQTGEMLLEAEYYSETPLRVTPIVEAPERGQGDDGEGVDDGDLSEAEDGDEGEGRITGWQIEEGQSGRTGGGISPGPVKPIAAAPDGKALSQVLFDQLAVQRRDVLGAALLGNPALALDFMLFAMVDERGSYSMGQSGTTIKASRPDDPVRGDAVPPSKARAYIDEFAEAMEDGWRDGETKVDRFEAFRLLSDEAKAQWMAWVVATSLTAKDCYGLADSNPLQNRLATILEVDVASWWRPTSLNYFDRISKGAILSLLDDVGGPALSGRHATQKKSEISESCQNLFAGEAIIEAEVREVVTRWVPEAMRFTEAAPSAPSEADDDDDLSLTDDSGTGEDQLSIDDADQLSLGAEDDLELNEQDPEEDGAGLPIGDEDDLTSDREAEDDFGVNDALHAVAAE; encoded by the coding sequence ATGACGAAGCCCGCAATCCAGTCCGTGAAGCTGGCCAAGCTGCAGCTGTCCGCGATCAACGTCCGCACCCCCAGGAACGATCTGATCGAGCAGCTGGCTGCCGACGTCGACGCACGCGGCATCATCCAGAACCTGATCGTAGCGCCGCTGAAGAAGCCCCGCGGCAGCTTCGCGGTGATCGCAGGCAGCCGCCGCTACCGCGCGCTGATGCTCCTCTCGGAGCGCGGTCAGATCGATCCAGCGCAGTACGACGTGCCGGTACTGGTCATCGAGGCGGATGACGCAGCGCTCTCCGAAACCTCGCTCGCCGAAAACTTCCACCACCTAGCCATGTCGCCGGCGGACGAATGCCGCGCCTTCCAGCACTTCATCGGCGAGAACGGCGATCTCGATGCGGTCGCAAAGCGGTTCGGCGTGACCCGCAAGTTCGTGGAAGGCCGACTGCGCCTAGCCGACCTGGCCGAGCCGATCTTCAACGCCCTCGCTGAGGGCAAGATCACGCTCGACATGGCGAAGGCCTATGCAACCACCCCCAGCCACGATCGCCAGCTGACGGTCTGGAACAGCTACAAGAACTTCAACTACAACTCGGACGCGATCCGGCGCGTCATCCTGAACGAGACGATGAAGTCGACCGAGCCGGTGGCGATCCTCGTCGGTGCCGACCGCTATGTCGCCGCCGGCGGCGTGATCGAGAGCGATCTGTTCAGCGACACCGGCGACAGTTGGGTCAACCGCGAGATCGCCGAGGGGATCGCCGCCAAGATCATGGAAGAAGAAGCGGCTCGCCTCGGCGCAGAGCTGGGCCTGGGCTGGGTGCGGCCGATTGCATCGAGCAGCACCTGGGAGGTTGCCCGCGCGCTCCATCGCGTGACTCTGCCGAGCGAGCCGATAACCGAGGCGCAGCGCGCCCGCATCGACGAGATCGATGCGCGTCTCGGGGCGATCGAGACGGAAATGGAGGACGAGGAGCTCAGCGAGGAGGCATTCAGCGTTCTCGAGACCGAGGCCGAAGCGCTCCAGGAGGAGCGGAACGACCTTCACAATCGGCCGAAGATCTTGCCCGACGAGCTGAAGCCGCGTGTCGGACGCATCCTTTCGCTCAAACAAACCGGCGAGATGCTGCTCGAGGCCGAATATTACAGCGAGACGCCGCTGCGAGTGACGCCGATCGTGGAAGCACCGGAGCGCGGTCAGGGCGATGATGGTGAAGGCGTTGATGACGGAGACCTCAGCGAGGCCGAAGACGGCGATGAGGGCGAAGGCCGGATCACCGGGTGGCAGATCGAGGAAGGCCAGAGCGGCCGCACTGGCGGCGGCATCTCCCCGGGCCCGGTCAAGCCGATCGCGGCGGCGCCCGACGGCAAGGCGCTCAGCCAGGTGCTCTTCGACCAGCTGGCGGTACAGCGGCGCGATGTTCTGGGTGCTGCGCTTCTAGGCAATCCGGCGCTCGCGCTCGACTTCATGCTCTTTGCCATGGTCGACGAACGCGGCTCCTACAGCATGGGTCAGAGCGGCACGACCATCAAGGCGAGCCGCCCCGATGATCCGGTGCGGGGCGATGCCGTGCCGCCGTCGAAGGCGCGCGCCTATATCGACGAGTTCGCCGAGGCCATGGAAGACGGGTGGCGCGACGGCGAGACGAAGGTCGATCGGTTCGAGGCTTTCCGCCTGCTGAGCGACGAGGCCAAGGCGCAGTGGATGGCCTGGGTGGTCGCAACCTCGCTGACCGCCAAGGACTGCTATGGTCTGGCGGATTCCAATCCGCTGCAAAACCGGCTTGCGACCATCCTCGAAGTGGATGTCGCCTCCTGGTGGCGGCCGACGTCGCTCAACTACTTCGATCGCATCTCGAAGGGCGCCATCCTGTCGCTTCTCGATGACGTCGGCGGCCCCGCCCTGTCGGGTCGCCACGCGACGCAGAAGAAGTCGGAAATCTCCGAATCCTGCCAGAACCTGTTCGCCGGAGAAGCGATCATCGAGGCCGAGGTTCGCGAGGTGGTAACGCGCTGGGTGCCGGAGGCGATGCGGTTCACCGAGGCCGCACCGTCGGCGCCCAGCGAGGCCGATGATGACGACGACCTCAGCCTGACGGACGATAGCGGCACCGGTGAAGACCAGCTGAGCATCGACGATGCCGACCAGCTCAGCCTCGGCGCCGAAGACGATCTGGAACTGAACGAGCAGGACCCCGAAGAAGACGGGGCGGGTCTGCCGATCGGCGACGAGGACGATCTGACCAGCGACCGCGAGGCCGAAGACGATTTCGGGGTGAACGACGCCCTCCACGCGGTCGCGGCCGAATAA
- a CDS encoding ArdC family protein, with the protein MNSIAEEVTKLLLQKLEQGIVPWKRPWSLTGEGGRPLRHEGTPYTGINCPWLWSIADSRGYKSRYWMTKRQAEELGGRVRKGAEATISIYASTFRKQGKSLLTGETTAQLIRFLRSYLVYNADEIDGLPAWYYPRPVAPTSTVLSLRQAAIDAFFEQIPSVVRYGGSQAYFSPLSDHIQMPRLAHFASADLFASTLAHEHVHWTGARTRLDRTFGKRFGDRAYAFEELVACLGQSFICAELGLPTELHDNHASYLGSWIRVLKDDKAAVFLASTKAEQAVRYLQAFASVTPVAKAA; encoded by the coding sequence ATGAACAGCATCGCCGAAGAGGTGACGAAGCTTCTGCTGCAGAAGCTCGAGCAAGGGATTGTCCCCTGGAAGCGGCCTTGGTCGCTCACCGGCGAAGGGGGACGCCCGCTGCGGCATGAGGGCACGCCGTACACCGGCATCAACTGCCCGTGGCTTTGGAGCATCGCCGACAGCCGCGGATACAAAAGCCGCTACTGGATGACGAAGCGCCAGGCCGAGGAGCTGGGCGGCCGCGTTCGCAAGGGCGCCGAGGCGACAATCTCGATCTACGCATCGACCTTCCGCAAGCAGGGCAAGTCACTGCTGACGGGCGAGACAACCGCGCAGCTGATCCGCTTCCTGCGCAGCTACCTCGTCTATAACGCCGACGAGATCGACGGCTTGCCGGCGTGGTATTACCCGAGGCCCGTGGCGCCCACGTCGACGGTTCTGTCGCTGCGTCAGGCGGCGATCGACGCCTTCTTCGAGCAGATCCCCTCCGTGGTCCGCTATGGCGGCAGCCAGGCATATTTCTCACCGCTCAGCGATCACATCCAGATGCCGCGGCTCGCGCATTTCGCCTCAGCAGACCTGTTCGCGTCAACGCTCGCGCATGAGCATGTTCACTGGACGGGGGCGCGAACTCGACTTGATCGGACCTTCGGGAAGCGCTTCGGCGACAGGGCATATGCCTTCGAGGAGCTGGTTGCCTGCCTCGGCCAATCCTTTATCTGTGCCGAACTCGGGCTGCCGACCGAGCTTCACGACAACCATGCGAGCTATCTCGGCTCCTGGATCCGTGTCCTGAAGGACGACAAGGCCGCAGTCTTCCTCGCCTCCACCAAGGCTGAGCAGGCGGTCAGATACCTACAAGCATTCGCCTCGGTGACGCCCGTCGCCAAGGCCGCCTGA